The Prevotella melaninogenica region TACCCTTTGTAAGCCAAAAGATTCTTCTTGTTCACCTCCTTATAATGATTAAGGAAATAGTCCACCGTCCATAGATATGACGTGATGGTGTTTTTTGCCAAATTAGTTTTGGCAAGATGCTTTTGAAATGTTGTTACCATATTACATTGATTTTGAATGAATATCGTAACAATAACGTAGACTATAACGGACATTATCCGAAGTTGCCCAAAGGGTGGTGTTTATGTAAACTCAAAAATATTAGTTTAATCATCACTGGTTCTACCCCAAGTAAATCAAATTCAGCATACTATGGTGGTAAAGTACCTTTTTATAAGCCTATAGATTTAGATGCGGGACGGTTTGTTGATAGCTCTGCGGAATATCTATCAGAGGCAGGTAAGGCTATTTCAAGAGTTGTTCCTATAGGTAGTACTGCTGTTTGTTGTATTGGTTCTATAGGAAAAGCTGGCTACCTTATAAAAGAGGGTACTACTAATCAACAGATAAATTGTGTAATACCATCTGAAGCTGTAGACTCCGTTTTCTTGTATTATCTGTGCACATCTCCTTTGTTTTATCAAGAGCTCATAACACTTTCATCCGCTGTTACAATTTCTATTATCAACAAATCGAAAATGGAAAATATAATAGTACCCCTACCTCCAATAGAAGAACAAAAACGAATAGTAAGTAAAATAGAAGATTTATTTGGATTTATAAAAACTATTGAGGAGAGCTTATAAGTTCTCCTCAATAGTTTCTAAGTTTTTAAATAGTTGATGAATCATTCTAATTATTCTTTTTTGCTCCTTTTGTGGAGGTATAGGTATTTCTAATTTTGAATATTCTGAAATCCAATATCGTTTATGTGTGTCACCAACAAGTCGCGTTATGCTCATAAATTGTGAAACGTATTCTATATCAATACCTTTGTTAACTTGCAGAATCTTCATAGCTGACGACTTAACCTTGAATGGGAAATCAACCAATCGAGAATCTTTAGTAAAATCATCAAAAATAATACAAGGTAATTTATTATAGATACCTTCTGTTTCGTCTGTATGTCCTATAATAAACGATTTACCTGCTGTGAGTACAGGAGTTGAATAATCATCACTATATGCAGTTGACTTTACAATATACGCTGTTGGCTGTTCATATTCTATGATATCTTCCAATCTGCAGATAGCCCACCCTTTGGGCAACTTCGGATAATGTCCGTTATCACAAGTAATTTCAGCCTTTGGATTGACACGTTTGAGGAGTTCTGAAGCAGGTTCATCGTTTGGATCTTGAGGAACAAGTTTACCATGAATAGCAAGTTCAAGGATTTTGTTCTTTGCCTGCTTGATAGTCGTTTGCAAGTCTGCCTTACCTTGTTCGATAATCTCAATAAGTTTAAACCAACGTTCTATTTCTTCAACAATGCGTTGCTGCTCTGATAAAGGGGGTAAAGGAATAAAAAAATTCTTCAAGACATCAAAAGGCGGTATGTTCTTTATAGCTGTCCCTTTACTTTCCTTATACGCTTCTTCTTTTAAAATATAATCAAAGTATATAAGATAAAAATCTTCAACGCATCTACTATGTAACCTTATAAGCATTAAGGCTTGATTTATTATACCTTGTTCAGGAGTTTCTGATAAAACATAAGTTTCACCAATTGTTCCAGCGCAACTTACTATAATATCAAAAGGTTGAACAGCAAAACCATTCAGTTCATTATACTTTTCTTTACTTATATAATAAGAACCTAAAAACTCGTTTTTCTGTATAGCATTCTTTTGCTCATAAACCTTGTACGTATTATCAGATTTAGGCACAAACATAGATTTAGTTAAACAACTACCAAAAGGTCCTTTCTTGTAAAAAGCTAAATCATCAAGTGTTGTCCACACCCACCCACTTGGCACCTCAAACGGCACCTCCTGTTTATCACAAGCAGCACCAGTAGTCTTTGTAGTCTTTCGGCTACGCTTGATTTTCCCTTCTTTAATCAGGCGTTCCTTTTCGGAACGGATACGTTCAAGGAGGACCGATGCTGGTTCATCGTTCGGGTCTTGTGGTACGAGTTTACCGTGAATGGCAAGGTCTAATATCTTTTGTCTTAACTTCTTTGTGTCCATGCTTTACCAATTAATTGTTTGTGGGGTTTTGTCCGTCCTGTGATAGTCAGAACTTTGGGTAGTTGTACAGACGTTGTTTGTACGATGGGCATAACATCTGTAGTTGTTTCCACAATCTTTTCAATCTGCTCTTCCATTTGTCCAGACGGTATCTGGACAAATGCGCAGTAATGAAACTACTCTTTAATCCCTGCCATTAACTTCTGCAGTTCGGCTACAGCCTTACTGATGTTGCCAGCTTGGGTTGTGATATTCGTCATCAGTTCGTCTAATGTAAACTGTTCTTCTGCCCCACCAGCCTTTATCCATGTAATGTCAAGACTTGTCTTGTCACGTGCTAAGATATCATCAGCAGCATATTTTCTCCATCGTCCAGCAGGATTTGTTTCCTCATTATAGGTTTCCGTACGTGTTGCAGCATTATAGCAAGCCACGAAATCATCAAGGTGGTGTCGTTGCAGCTTAGTGGTAACCAAAGTATGCTTCACATTCGTACGATAATCGTAGAACCAGATATCTTTGGTGGGCTGTCCCTTGGTAAAGAAGAGAACATTAGCCTTTACCCCATTTGCATAGAAGATACCTGTAGGCAATCGCAGGATAGTATGCAGATTGAAATCCGTTAACAATTTCTTACGTACAATTTCATGAGCTCCATCTTTAAAAAGAATATCATCAGGTATAACTACAGCAGCCCGTCCACCTGTTTTTAGCATTAGCATCATGTGCTGGAGGAAGTTAAGCTGGTTATTCTTTGTCTCTACATAGAAATCAGGGCGGTTGATATCCACAGAACCTGCAGTTCGCTCTCCGAACGGAGGATTGGCAAGAATAACATCTACCAGTGTCTCAGGTTCTTTCTCCAGCGAGTCCTCACAAGCAATAGGACTTCTGTCAGTGCCGATGCCATGCAGATAAAGGTTCATAGATGCCAACGTTACGACGAGTGGCGTGTTGTCAACACCGTGCAAAGCCTTATTGTTTAAGAAATCAAGTTTACCCTTGTCCTGTGATTGTCCTTTCATGTAATCGTATGCTGCCAGCAGGAATCCGCCTGTTCCACAAGCAGGATCGCATACCGTCTCGCCTATCTTCGGCTGGAGACAATCAATCATGGCTTGAATCAAAGGACGAGGCGTGAAGTACTGTCCAGCACCACTCTTCTTGTCCTGACCATTCTTTTCCAAGATACCCTCATAGATAGCTCCTTTAACATCACCGTCCATTTCAAGCCACTGATGCTCATCTATCATGGTTATCACTTTCTTCAGATAGACTGGTTTATCAATCTTGTTCTGTGCCTTTGTGAATATCGTTCCTATCAGATTATCCTGCTTGCTGAGAACATTAAGGGTCTTTTCATACTGTGCTATCAGGTCTAAACCGTCAAGTTCTTTAAGCTGTCCCCATCGATACTCCTCTGGGATAGCCGATGCTTCCTCTAACACTTCTACGTTCTCCGCATCCATCTTGAGGAAGAGAAGATAAGTAAGCTGGGTGACATAATCAGTATAGCCGATACCCTGTCCAGAGAGTGTCGTTGCGAGCTTCCATACTTCCTTTGTCAGAGCCTGTTCCGTTGATATGTTTTTTGCCATATTATGCTAATTTTCTATAGATGATAAACTGTGACAATGAAGACAAAGCTTCATTTGCTGTATCTCTGCCTCCAAAGGCACGGATAAGTTGGGCAGCCTGTGTCTTGTCATTCTCCTTGATATCGGTAATGGTGCAATATCCATTAGATGCTATGTAGTTGAGCACCTGACGCATCAATTCTATTTGCCCCGCTGTAATAGAACGCCATACTTGTCCATACCATAGGTTAAAGTATTGTTTAGCGCTTGGATATAAACTTTCAAGCTGTTCTATCTGATGGAAAGCATAGCGTACTAACTGGATGATATTCGTAAGTGCTTCTTTTTCTTCTATTGTCGAACTATGCTTCACCCTATGTGAATTGATGATAGCATAGGAATTCCAAAGTAACGAGGTGTTAAACTTACTATTTGCAAGCTTCAGTTTGTTTTCCAAGTCTTTCAACATTGAATACGTAAGCGGCTCGCCCTGATTATTATATATAATGCGCAGGGCTTCTATCTCATCCTTATGCTCCTGACAGTAATCCTCAAACGCAGACGTGGTAGACTGTGCCTCCTCCTTAGAGAACCCTTTTGAAATAAGCGTATCTTCGCCGGGCATCAGCGTTTCGATAAAGCCAGCATTAAGAATCAACAGAAGGTCTCTTGCATCTGGGTGGTTTGCGATGTTGCGCACCAACGCCTTTCGTTCCGTATTGGGCTCATTAACGTTGTTGTATTCAGGCAAGACGTTGTCCTCAAAGGCCTTAAAGATATCGGAGGCTATCTCCATCATACTTTGATGTGCAAGGCTAACAAACTTCTCACGGTCACTCTCCGTACACTTATGGCTGATACGAGACAAACGACCCGCCAATAGGCGCAGATAGTCATCGCTCACATTGCCATGGGTTATCTTCTCCAAAAGTTCTTTTAGGGAGATAACTTTCGTTACTGCACCAGATGGAGAGGCTATCGTTTTCTCATGCTCAGTTACGCCCACAGCATCAACCAAGAAGAAGCAATCCTTGCTATAGGCATTGGGAGTAACATTACGCAACTGCTCATCACCAATAGTACGGACACCACGCCCTTTCATCTGTATGTACAAAGGCTCGGAAGCCACATCACGCATGAACATTACGACTTCGAGCGGTTTTATGTCTGTTCCTGTAGCTACCAGCGTACAAGTCACAGCAATACGGAAGTCCTTATCATTGCGGAACTGTCGTATTAGTTCGTTGCTATCCCCAGCAGAGTAGGTAATCTTCTGCACAAAGCGTTCGTCTTCACGATTGAACACCTCTTTGGCAATCCTCACAATATTCGTAGCATGGCTTTCATTCAGTGCGAAGATAAGCGTTTTGGGCAGATAGTCCATATTCGCCTCACGCTGAGGATCGGTGAACATTTCCGTATATACCGCATCACGATAAGTTTCCAAAATAAGCTTTATCTGTGCAGGATTGATAATACTCTTGTTCAGTTCCTCCCGTGTATAGTTCTTAGTTTCTTTATTTTCAACGACTTCAACTTTTCCCGTATAACGAGTTACCTTTTTCACTTTCTCGTTTTCAAGAATTGCTCCGCCATTCTCTGTTACTTTTGTCTTGATACGATACACACGACCATAAACATTTACACCATCCAGAATAGACTTCTCCAAAGTATAGTTTACGATGATATTATCATTAAAGAATGCCCTTGTTTCAGGTCCCGGAGTTGCTGTCAGACCTATTAACTTAGCCTTTGAGAAATAATCAAGTACGCTTCGCCAACTCCCATAAATCGAGCGGTGACACTCGTCAATGATAATCATATCGAAGAAATCAGACGGCAGACTTGGATTTTCAGGAAACTCTCCAACACAATCCTCATCATATCCATCGTCAGCATCGTTGTCTTCAATCTCTTCGCCTTTCAGCAAGGAGAATAGTCGCTGTATGGTGGAAATAACTACACTGCTGCCATTTGGAATCTTCGCAGACTTCAGACGATTGACCGTAAAGATGCTGTTGAAAGAATCACCATTCTCCGTCAATCGGAAAGTGCCAAATTCGCTTTCAGCTTGCTTGCCCAGATTGTTCCTGTCGACCAAGAACAAGACACGTCGCATAGGGGTAAAAGACAACATACGATAGGCTGCAAGACAGGCGGTATAGGTCTTTCCTGCGCCTGTGGCAAGTACCATCAGCGCACGTGATTCACCAGATCGAAAACTCTTTTCCAGTTCGGTGATGGCTTCATACTGACAACCACGTAGTCCCTTAGGGCTAAGTGTTGGCAATCCCACATAGTCATCCTGAAGTCCTAACATCTTGGTAACTTCCCACGGAGAGTGAATCTTACTGCAATACTCAAAGGCAGCATCGCTCTTACGAGTATCGTAAAACATCATCTCCTTGCTGTTGGCAACGTATGCGAGAGGAAGGGGGATTTTAGGAAACCACGCCTGACACCATGAGGGACAACGACGCGTATAAAGTGTGGCTTGCTCCTTTACGACATCTGAATTTATGTCGACCTCAACTCGTTTAGCTTCTAATATTCCAACTGCCTTTCCATTAAGAAAGAGTAGATAATCAGCCTCTCGATTACCTTTCAAAAGCCCCTCTCTTATGGCAACAGCAGTCATGTTAGGAGCATAACCGCTTCTATCCACTACTTTCCAGCCTGCTTCTTCAAACATACTGTCTATGATAACACGTGCCTTTTCTTCTGGTAGCATATCGTAACGTTCTTATAATTCCATATTATGAGAAGTTCTTATAGCTATACAAGTACTTCTAAATGAAAACAGCCATTATAACTGCAAAGATAGTATTTTTAGACAGAATGACATAATTATTTTTAGACAGAATGACATAATTATTTTTAGACAGAATGACATAAAGACAAGAAAAGACAAAGTAAAGACATAATAACAGGGGAACAGAAGACAGAACGACAAAAAAGACAGAAAAACAAATAACATAGAAAAGCCCCTCTCGTAAGGAAAGAATAACCTCTCCCTCTTCAGTTAGTGGAAAGAAACATGTAAATAGTAAGCAGTTATAAATTATGACGCACTGATGTGAACTCCGTTCGAATTATTATAAAACATTCTCTCACGGATAAACAGATTGAATGCGCGCACAGAGACCTAAAGGTCGAAGATGGCACAGATTTCCTGTTAGTAAATTCATGATAAACTCGTCACTTATTCATCTTCAGGGATTATATAGACAAAAAAGGAGTTAGGAAAAATTACCCAACTCCTTTTCTATTTTTATCAACTAATTTTTGGTGATTTAT contains the following coding sequences:
- a CDS encoding restriction endonuclease subunit S; the encoded protein is MNEYRNNNVDYNGHYPKLPKGWCLCKLKNISLIITGSTPSKSNSAYYGGKVPFYKPIDLDAGRFVDSSAEYLSEAGKAISRVVPIGSTAVCCIGSIGKAGYLIKEGTTNQQINCVIPSEAVDSVFLYYLCTSPLFYQELITLSSAVTISIINKSKMENIIVPLPPIEEQKRIVSKIEDLFGFIKTIEESL
- a CDS encoding restriction endonuclease subunit S; protein product: MDTKKLRQKILDLAIHGKLVPQDPNDEPASVLLERIRSEKERLIKEGKIKRSRKTTKTTGAACDKQEVPFEVPSGWVWTTLDDLAFYKKGPFGSCLTKSMFVPKSDNTYKVYEQKNAIQKNEFLGSYYISKEKYNELNGFAVQPFDIIVSCAGTIGETYVLSETPEQGIINQALMLIRLHSRCVEDFYLIYFDYILKEEAYKESKGTAIKNIPPFDVLKNFFIPLPPLSEQQRIVEEIERWFKLIEIIEQGKADLQTTIKQAKNKILELAIHGKLVPQDPNDEPASELLKRVNPKAEITCDNGHYPKLPKGWAICRLEDIIEYEQPTAYIVKSTAYSDDYSTPVLTAGKSFIIGHTDETEGIYNKLPCIIFDDFTKDSRLVDFPFKVKSSAMKILQVNKGIDIEYVSQFMSITRLVGDTHKRYWISEYSKLEIPIPPQKEQKRIIRMIHQLFKNLETIEENL
- a CDS encoding type I restriction-modification system subunit M, coding for MAKNISTEQALTKEVWKLATTLSGQGIGYTDYVTQLTYLLFLKMDAENVEVLEEASAIPEEYRWGQLKELDGLDLIAQYEKTLNVLSKQDNLIGTIFTKAQNKIDKPVYLKKVITMIDEHQWLEMDGDVKGAIYEGILEKNGQDKKSGAGQYFTPRPLIQAMIDCLQPKIGETVCDPACGTGGFLLAAYDYMKGQSQDKGKLDFLNNKALHGVDNTPLVVTLASMNLYLHGIGTDRSPIACEDSLEKEPETLVDVILANPPFGERTAGSVDINRPDFYVETKNNQLNFLQHMMLMLKTGGRAAVVIPDDILFKDGAHEIVRKKLLTDFNLHTILRLPTGIFYANGVKANVLFFTKGQPTKDIWFYDYRTNVKHTLVTTKLQRHHLDDFVACYNAATRTETYNEETNPAGRWRKYAADDILARDKTSLDITWIKAGGAEEQFTLDELMTNITTQAGNISKAVAELQKLMAGIKE
- a CDS encoding type I restriction endonuclease subunit R, which codes for MLPEEKARVIIDSMFEEAGWKVVDRSGYAPNMTAVAIREGLLKGNREADYLLFLNGKAVGILEAKRVEVDINSDVVKEQATLYTRRCPSWCQAWFPKIPLPLAYVANSKEMMFYDTRKSDAAFEYCSKIHSPWEVTKMLGLQDDYVGLPTLSPKGLRGCQYEAITELEKSFRSGESRALMVLATGAGKTYTACLAAYRMLSFTPMRRVLFLVDRNNLGKQAESEFGTFRLTENGDSFNSIFTVNRLKSAKIPNGSSVVISTIQRLFSLLKGEEIEDNDADDGYDEDCVGEFPENPSLPSDFFDMIIIDECHRSIYGSWRSVLDYFSKAKLIGLTATPGPETRAFFNDNIIVNYTLEKSILDGVNVYGRVYRIKTKVTENGGAILENEKVKKVTRYTGKVEVVENKETKNYTREELNKSIINPAQIKLILETYRDAVYTEMFTDPQREANMDYLPKTLIFALNESHATNIVRIAKEVFNREDERFVQKITYSAGDSNELIRQFRNDKDFRIAVTCTLVATGTDIKPLEVVMFMRDVASEPLYIQMKGRGVRTIGDEQLRNVTPNAYSKDCFFLVDAVGVTEHEKTIASPSGAVTKVISLKELLEKITHGNVSDDYLRLLAGRLSRISHKCTESDREKFVSLAHQSMMEIASDIFKAFEDNVLPEYNNVNEPNTERKALVRNIANHPDARDLLLILNAGFIETLMPGEDTLISKGFSKEEAQSTTSAFEDYCQEHKDEIEALRIIYNNQGEPLTYSMLKDLENKLKLANSKFNTSLLWNSYAIINSHRVKHSSTIEEKEALTNIIQLVRYAFHQIEQLESLYPSAKQYFNLWYGQVWRSITAGQIELMRQVLNYIASNGYCTITDIKENDKTQAAQLIRAFGGRDTANEALSSLSQFIIYRKLA